The proteins below come from a single Gammaproteobacteria bacterium CG11_big_fil_rev_8_21_14_0_20_46_22 genomic window:
- a CDS encoding N-formylglutamate amidohydrolase, which yields MNCFMSRLSLLLTCEHASRAIPAPYSACFEKAQRVLSTHRGYDIGALAVYTALKPLSDFSIAAQYSRLLIDLNRSLNHKAVFSEFSSSLSPEKKLRLVSEVYQPYRDTVLSEVVRLKNPLHIASHTFTPVLGGQIRDNDVGFLYDPRSIGEKAFCERWRANLLVLGSDLKVRMNYPYLGTSDGLPTAIRKSQLNPNYMGVELEVNQRHFSRDGRCQTKIISLLKQSLVSTMEEY from the coding sequence ATGAATTGTTTTATGTCTAGACTTTCATTGCTGCTTACTTGTGAACATGCGAGCAGGGCGATTCCTGCCCCTTATTCGGCTTGCTTTGAAAAAGCGCAGCGTGTTTTGTCCACGCATCGCGGTTATGATATTGGCGCTTTGGCTGTATATACGGCGCTCAAGCCACTTTCTGATTTTTCTATCGCGGCACAATACAGCCGTTTGCTCATTGATCTCAATCGCTCTTTGAATCACAAGGCCGTTTTTTCCGAGTTTTCTAGCAGCTTATCGCCTGAAAAAAAACTTAGGCTTGTTAGTGAGGTCTATCAACCTTATCGTGATACGGTTTTATCTGAGGTTGTAAGGCTAAAGAACCCTTTGCATATTGCTTCTCACACCTTTACACCGGTTTTGGGTGGTCAGATTCGCGATAACGATGTGGGGTTTTTATATGATCCAAGGTCGATTGGTGAAAAAGCTTTTTGCGAGCGATGGCGCGCGAACCTTTTAGTTTTAGGATCAGATTTAAAGGTTCGTATGAATTATCCCTATTTAGGCACGAGCGATGGCTTGCCCACCGCAATCCGAAAAAGCCAGCTCAATCCAAACTATATGGGTGTTGAGCTAGAGGTGAACCAGCGGCATTTTTCGCGAGATGGGCGCTGTCAAACAAAGATTATCAGCTTGCTTAAGCAGAGCCTGGTTAGCACGATGGAGGAATATTGA